In the genome of Neofelis nebulosa isolate mNeoNeb1 chromosome 8, mNeoNeb1.pri, whole genome shotgun sequence, one region contains:
- the ASCL4 gene encoding achaete-scute homolog 4, with protein sequence MEKRKPAELLPLRSCYLRGEPPDLPGSLPRLPLGDPFRVSWRLDAACWERAPRDCAARRSCPPLPLDRAFEPAFLRRRNERERQRVRCVNEGYARLRDHLPRELADRRLSKVETLRAAIGYIKHLQELLERHARGQEGPAGTRPPRAAECNSDGESKASSAPSPCSEAEEAGS encoded by the coding sequence ATGGAGAAACGTAAGCCGGCCGAACTGCTGCCCCTGCGGTCGTGCTACCTCCGCGGCGAGCCCCCGGACCTGCCGGGGTCCCTGCCCCGCCTCCCCCTCGGGGACCCCTTCAGGGTCTCGTGGCGTCTCGACGCCGCGTGCTGGGAGCGGGCGCCCCGGGACTGCGCCGCGAGGCGGTCGTGCCCGCCGCTGCCGCTGGACCGCGCCTTCGAGCCCGCCTTCCTCCGCCGGCGCAACGAGCGCGAGCGGCAGCGGGTACGCTGCGTGAACGAGGGGTACGCGCGCCTGCGAGACCACCTGCCCCGCGAGCTGGCCGACCGGCGGCTCAGCAAGGTGGAGACGCTCCGCGCCGCCATCGGCTACATCAAGCACCTCCAGGAGCTGCTGGAGCGCCACGCCCGGGGGCAGGAGGGCCCCGCCGGCACCCGTCCGCCGCGCGCCGCCGAGTGCAACAGCGACGGCGAGTCCAAGGCCTCGTCGGCGCCCTCGCCCTGCAGCGAGGCCGAGGAGGCGGGCAGCTAG